A stretch of DNA from Lycium ferocissimum isolate CSIRO_LF1 chromosome 4, AGI_CSIRO_Lferr_CH_V1, whole genome shotgun sequence:
CAAAGTACGAGTAGAAAAACCTATACACATTGGCCTCGTCAAATACCAAAGGAAGACTCACCATTGTTTGAACAGTGGCAAAGGTACAATGATATGGTGATTGCTTGGCTACTCAACTCTCTTAGCAAAGACGTCTCTGAAAGTTTAATCTGTTGTTTAACGTACGACAGATCTGTGGAATGAATTACAAGAGAGGCATGGACAACCAGATGGGGCAAAACTTTTTGAATTACAAAGGGAACTGAACAACATATCACAAGGTAGCAGTGATGTAGCTAGTTATtttaacaaactaaaaaaattatGGGATCAGGTGAAAATTCTTAATACCTTCATGACTTGTACTTGTGATTGTAAGTGTGGAGCAAAAACACACAATCACAAGATGAATGAAGatatgaaattggttcaattTTTGATGGGATTAAATAAAGCTTACTCAGGCTGTAGAGGGAACATCTTAATGATGAAGCCACTTCCCTCTATTAGTCAAGCTTATTCCATTATTTTACATGATGAATCACAAAGGGAAGTTCATGCTGGGAATCTAGTTATACCAGATTCAGCAGCTTTCAATGTAGCAAAATGGAGTCAACAAAGGAACAATAATGTAGCCAACAGAACACCaccaaaacaagaaattttgGGTTAAGAAACAACCTATTTTGCACCTATTGCAAAAGGACTAACCATGTAAGAGAGAAATGTTACAGGTTGATAGGTTACCCACAGGATTTCAAATTCACCAACAAGCCAAAGAGACCTCAGTACAATGCTAAGGCAAATGCAACAACTACAGAAAAGGGTGAACCTACAGTGCAGAATGTTGAGGAAAACAAGATTTCTGCTATACTGAGTTCCCAAGGATACACCAAAGATCAGTGTGATCATCTGATTCAGATGTTCCACACTGTACATTCTGAAAATTTGAAGAGTGTTAAGAATTCAAATGGAAATCAATTTGCTAACATGGCTGGTATCTCAATCATTTCCTGTTTTTATTCCCTTTTATTCAATCCTTGGATCATAGATTCAGGGGCAACCCAGCATATgacttttgaaaaagaattactacataatttaaagtTTCTTTCTACTCCTATTACTATCACTCTACCAAATTCCTACAAGGTTACAGTTAACCACATAGCAACGGCTTCTTTGACTCCCAATTTGGAAGTGCAAAATGTTCTATATGGCCTTCTTTGAAACATAATTTGCTCTATGCTAATCAACTTTGTAAACAAACTAAATGTGGAGTTTTATTTACTGAGGATGCTTGCTTTCTGTAGGACCTTCTTCTCAAGAAGAATCAGATTTTTAGTGAAGCTGCAGGACTTTATCTACTGAGAAGTGACATATCCAGTTCCTCATCTATCAAGACTAATCAGTTTTCTAATGACCAGTATAATTTTCCTTTACCTAAGCCACATGCTCAGTCCAAGTATGAGAAATCTAGTGATCAGTCTGTTCTAGCTTTCCCTAAGAAACATGCTCAGTCCAAGCATGTAGAGTCTAGTGAAGAGTCTTTGTTTAGTGTTTTTGAGAAAACTTTGagtcttgatatttgtattgaATCTTACATGAATGCAAAAGACAATGTTTCTGAAATTTttgattcaaataaattttggcATTATAGACTTGGACATTTACCTCTTAGTTctatgaaatacattaaggaaatTTCAATTCAACATCACAACAAGCATGAATTCCCCTGTGACATTTTCCATATGGCAAGACAGTGCAAACTTCCATTCCCAAATAGCCAAATAACCACTAGAGATCCTTTTCACATGATCCATATAGACACTTGGGGGGCTTATAAGACCCAGACATATagaggagaaaaatattttttaacaatTGTAGATGACTACACTAGAACAACTTGGACTTTTCTCATCTCCACTAAATCAAATGCCTTTCctattttaaaatcatttttggccTATGTAGAAAAACAATTTTccatgaaagttaaaatcaTCAGATCTGACAATGCCTATGAATTAGGATCTGGATCTATACCCACTGTCGATCCCTAGCACTAGTGGAGGCCGTGACTACTAAGTTCCCTGTTAGAGCTGTTCGTTGAGATTCAGGTTGAGCTCCATGGCTTCTGGATGGCTTCGGATTTCTCCTTATCTTCATTTCACTGTCTTTCTTATTTTCAGACAGCTTATGATGTATTAGACTCTTATTACTCTTAGTTGGTCCTTGAATTATGGTGACATATGATTTTGGGGGTTTAATTGTaataattatttagtattttattcGAGATTTATTATTTCTTCTCTTCACAAGGTATTTTGCACCAAACCGCTTGTGTAGATACCCCACAACAAAATGGGGTAGCTGAGTGGAAACACAAGCACCTTCTAGAGATATGTAAGGCCCTTTTATATCTATCACACCTTCTAAACAAGTAATGGGGAAAAGCTTTGCTCACAACCACtcatttgataaatattttccCTTCTAATGTTCTTGGGTACTTAAGTCCATATGAAAACTGTTTGGAAAAAGTCCTGATTACTCTCATCTCAAACcctttggaagtttatgttttGTTTCTACTCTTTCAGCCAATAAGGATAAATTGGCACCAAGAGTTATTCCAGGAGTATTTAGGTTTTCCTTTTGGTAAGAAGGGATTCAAAGTCCTAAGTTTACAGTCCAGGGAAGTCATAATTAGTAAGAATGTCAAATTTTTTGAATCTATATTTCCTTTTACCAAATCAGTTCCTATGTAAACAGAGTGTTTCCTGGTTTTTTCAGTCTGAAGAACCTCTGGTTCTTCCTCCTTCCATATCCTCACCATCAATTTCTCCAAATTCATCACCTCATACTCCTTCTACTTCCTCTACAGATCCCTCTATTGATCTTGTCCTTATTATAAAATCATCTCCTATATCCAATCCACCAATTCCTACCTCTAGTCCTCCCATTCCCTCTCCTACTGACCAAACTCATATGGATATGTTGCCTCAGGGACAAAAACTGCAGAGATCAACCGGATAATCTATTTTCCCTTCACATTTATCTAATTTTATTTGTGGTAATGCTAATTCTCTTTTATCTCCTTATCCACCTGAATTTCCTCTACACTCATTTTCTTACTCTTTACTCAGCCAGCACAACCAAGTTATTACTGACTCTCTTGATTAGATtaaggaaccctattcttacCAGCAGGCAGTTGTTCATGAGGGTTGGAGAGCAGCCATGAATAACGAGTTAGAGGCTCTTCAGTCTAACTCCACTTGGGAGGTTGTCCCTCTACCACCCGAGAAGAGGGCACTACCCTGCAAATGGGTATACAAAGTTAAGTTGAAATCATATGGGAGTTTAGAGGGACTGAAAGCCAGACTCGTAGTGAGGGGGAACATACAAAGAGAAGGACTTGACTACACCGAAACTTACTCACCTGTTATTAAGATGGCTACCATTCGATGTATAGTAAGCATTGCAGTCAAGTGTCAATGGCCTTTGTACCAGCTTGATGTCAATAACGCATTTCTTCACGGAGATCTTAGTGAAGAGGTATTTATGTGTTTTCCACCTGGTTTGACTCCATCTCATCCTTCTCATGTATGTCGTCTCTGCAAGTCCCTTTATGGTCTCAAGTAGGCTTCTTGTCAGTGGTATGCCCGACTTTCAGCAGCTTTGGGTACACGAGGTTTCTCTTCCTCGTTGAATGATTATTCCCTATTTCACAAGTCCACAAGCACACTTGTAACTATCGTTGCAGTCTATGTCGATGATATCTTATTAACAGGCAATAATGAAACAGAGATAATACATGTGAAACATTTTCTTAACTCATAATTCAAGATTAAAGATTTAGGTTATGCAAGTTATTTTCATGGAATGGAACTGTTGCAAATACCTGAAGGTGTTCTCATCACACAACAAAAATTTGCTCGAGATGTTATTGCTGAACATCTTGACCTTGGTCTTCAAAATGCCACCACTCCTCTTGACCCTACGATCAAACTCACCATTGATTCTGGTGATCCTCTTTCTAACCCAACCATATACCGATGTCTTTTGGGACAATTGAATTTTTTGACCTATTCACGCCCAGACTTGTCCTATACTGTCTAAGCTTTGAGCCAATATATGCAATCTCCTCGGACAGGTCATCTTCAAGCTGCATATCACACCGCCGTTATATCCGTTCCAACCCAGAACTTGGTCTCTTCATGAACTCTGATCCCTCTCTTAAACTTTTGGGGTTTTGTGATGCAGACTGGGCGTCTTGCTCCGATACTCGTCGATCTGTTAGCGGTTTTTATCTCAGTTTGGTTGGATATCCCGTTTCTTGGAAATCCAAGAAACAAACGGTCGTTTCTCTTTCCTCCGCTGAGGCGGAGTACAGATCTATGCACTGTCTTGTGGAAGAAATTTCATGGATAGTTCGTCTCTTGTCAGACCTTGGTGTGTCGCCTTCTCTTCCGATTTATTTACACTAGGACAACTAAGCCGCCATTCATATTGCTAAAAATCCAGTCTTTCATGAACGAACTAAGCACATCGAACTCGATTGCCACTTCATTCGTGAAAAACTGGTCTAAGGGCTCATCTCGTTGAATTTCGTCCCAACTTCATCTCAAATAGCCGACCTTTTTGCAAAGGCGTTGGCTGGTCCTCTTCTTGGCATTTTACAAGCAAGTTAGGAGTCCGATCACCGGACTCCTACTTGAGGGGGATGTTTTCGGTGAGAAATTCATGATCGACGATAATGTAGATACAGAGAAaacaaaagtgaataagaagcCTTTGACTTTACCAAAGTCTCGTACACATCGTATTGAACATAGTCTTATCTGTGACTAAACTTATGGGCTACAGATTTGAGACTTGGGCCTATTAATTATTTTGGGCTTCTTGACAGTTTGGACTTATTGACTTTTCCAGATGATTCTATGCAGCCCAAGTATCCAAATTCAAATCAGCACACTTCTATTTACCATATACCGCACTACATAGGAACAATGACACCTTGTA
This window harbors:
- the LOC132054110 gene encoding uncharacterized protein LOC132054110, with amino-acid sequence MEINLLTWLDLLLKKNQIFSEAAGLYLLRSDISSSSSIKTNQFSNDQYNFPLPKPHAQSKYEKSSDQSVLAFPKKHAQSKHVESSEESLFSVFEKTLSLDICIESYMNAKDNVSEIFDSNKFWHYRLGHLPLSSMKYIKEISIQHHNKHEFPCDIFHMSEEPLVLPPSISSPSISPNSSPHTPSTSSTDPSIDLVLIIKSSPISNPPIPTSSPPIPSPTDQTHMDMLPQGQKLQRSTG